One window of the Terriglobia bacterium genome contains the following:
- a CDS encoding FHA domain-containing protein has product MRIVTCYRGNEKTWDTLEPEVVFGRTDEKSAAVLDLFPDKKVSRAHGRIWDAGGLYWIEDLNSKWGTRLNGVEIKGRGKQQVRIGDLIVVGDTTLRLEPTRLPEGPKQTKYLEHGTMLVPEPREPDASVAIAGDVSASLQDAVPVRVVGEEAARRLRVICDLPVQLAEKADRESLLRVIVDRLVEVLPNAESVGLVLRDPRTDALLLKAYHSDGLCSVSETLARRAVKSRKAFIWTRSVAGDLSGTLLAGPIAVGMYAPLLWQDEALGVICADSHEADAAFTEDDLRLMVMVAQYAAMTVANHDLQEKLLRESAVKANLLRQFSPAVADRLLAHRGQLQLGGERRAVTLLCSDIRGFTKMSSQMPPDEILGILNTYFGYLVPVIFANHGMIDKYMGDGILAVFGSPEPDPAHHEHAVRAALEMQAAVAWLNAARSARGAPIWQVGIGIHCGEVVQGFLGTSERMEFTVIGDAVNRAARYTDAAMAEQVLISPEVHERVWRLVEAEATTITTKHEGEMRAYRVLGLKAGRLEQSGASSATRD; this is encoded by the coding sequence ATGCGAATTGTAACCTGCTATCGCGGTAACGAAAAAACGTGGGACACCCTGGAACCGGAGGTAGTGTTCGGACGAACCGACGAAAAGTCGGCAGCCGTCCTTGACCTGTTTCCCGACAAAAAGGTCTCCCGGGCGCACGGTCGAATCTGGGATGCGGGCGGCCTCTACTGGATCGAAGACCTCAACAGCAAGTGGGGCACTCGCCTCAATGGTGTCGAGATCAAAGGCCGGGGAAAACAGCAGGTCCGGATCGGCGACCTGATCGTGGTCGGCGATACGACGCTTCGCCTGGAACCAACCCGGCTGCCGGAAGGTCCCAAGCAAACCAAATACCTGGAACACGGAACGATGCTTGTCCCGGAACCCCGGGAGCCCGATGCGTCGGTGGCGATCGCCGGTGATGTGAGCGCGTCGCTGCAAGATGCGGTACCGGTAAGGGTCGTCGGCGAGGAAGCCGCGCGGCGGCTGCGTGTGATTTGTGACCTTCCCGTGCAATTGGCGGAAAAAGCGGACCGGGAGTCTCTGCTCCGCGTCATTGTCGACCGCCTGGTCGAGGTGCTGCCCAATGCGGAGAGCGTAGGGCTGGTGTTGCGCGATCCCAGGACTGACGCGTTGTTGCTCAAGGCGTATCACTCTGACGGCCTGTGTTCGGTCAGTGAGACGTTGGCGCGCCGGGCGGTGAAGAGCCGCAAGGCATTCATCTGGACACGGAGTGTCGCGGGCGATCTCAGCGGCACGCTCCTGGCGGGCCCAATCGCAGTGGGGATGTACGCTCCGCTTCTTTGGCAGGACGAGGCGCTGGGAGTGATCTGTGCGGATAGTCACGAAGCGGACGCGGCATTTACGGAGGACGATCTTCGCTTGATGGTGATGGTGGCACAATACGCTGCCATGACCGTGGCCAACCACGACTTGCAGGAAAAACTTCTCCGCGAATCCGCGGTCAAAGCCAATCTGTTGCGCCAATTTTCGCCCGCCGTTGCCGACCGGCTGCTCGCGCATCGCGGCCAGTTACAACTGGGGGGCGAACGCCGCGCCGTGACACTGCTTTGCTCCGATATCCGTGGTTTCACCAAAATGTCGTCCCAGATGCCGCCGGACGAAATCCTGGGGATACTGAATACGTACTTCGGCTACCTTGTACCCGTGATCTTCGCCAACCATGGGATGATTGACAAGTACATGGGAGACGGAATCCTGGCCGTGTTTGGAAGCCCGGAGCCGGATCCGGCGCATCATGAACACGCGGTAAGAGCCGCCCTGGAGATGCAGGCCGCGGTGGCGTGGTTGAATGCCGCCCGCAGCGCTCGGGGCGCGCCGATCTGGCAGGTCGGCATCGGCATCCACTGCGGAGAAGTGGTCCAGGGATTTCTTGGTACATCCGAGCGAATGGAATTTACCGTCATTGGAGACGCGGTAAACCGGGCCGCGCGTTATACCGATGCCGCCATGGCGGAGCAGGTTCTGATCAGCCCCGAGGTGCATGAGCGCGTCTGGCGGCTGGTGGAGGCGGAAGCGACCACTATTACCACTAAACACGAAGGCGAAATGCGCGCCTATCGCGTGCTTGGTCTGAAGGCCGGACGACTCGAACAAAGTGGCGCCAGTTCAGCGACCCGAGACTGA
- a CDS encoding glucose 1-dehydrogenase, which yields MRLAGKVALVTGGDQGIGRAIVLRLAQEGADVGFSFHSHQQQAGEVLSCVEALGRKGFVSQTDVGDVQQARALVQGVVEHFGQLDILVNNAGLEKRAPFWEVDEADYDAVLAVNLKGAFFTTQAVVRHLIQTSRPGKIINLSSVHEELPFPNFAPYCLSKGGVKMLTRDLAVELAPFHITVNSIAPGAIATAINTGLLRDSEKLSALLKNIPLGRMGTPEDVAAAVTFLASAESDYITGATVFVDGGLTRNYHEQ from the coding sequence ATGAGACTGGCAGGCAAAGTCGCGTTGGTTACCGGAGGTGACCAGGGGATCGGTCGGGCCATCGTCCTGCGGCTGGCGCAAGAAGGCGCGGATGTAGGGTTCAGTTTCCACTCCCATCAGCAGCAGGCGGGGGAAGTCTTGTCCTGCGTGGAGGCGCTTGGCCGGAAAGGGTTCGTGTCGCAGACCGATGTTGGCGATGTGCAACAGGCGCGGGCGCTGGTTCAGGGCGTCGTGGAGCACTTCGGCCAACTCGACATTCTGGTTAACAATGCCGGATTGGAGAAACGTGCGCCCTTCTGGGAAGTGGATGAAGCTGATTACGATGCGGTGCTCGCGGTCAATCTCAAAGGGGCATTCTTCACCACGCAGGCCGTGGTCCGCCACTTGATACAGACAAGTCGTCCGGGAAAAATCATTAATCTCAGTTCCGTGCACGAGGAACTGCCCTTCCCTAATTTCGCTCCCTATTGTTTGAGCAAGGGCGGAGTGAAGATGCTCACACGAGACTTGGCAGTGGAACTGGCGCCCTTTCACATTACGGTTAACTCCATCGCGCCCGGAGCGATCGCAACCGCCATCAACACCGGTCTGCTGCGGGACAGCGAAAAGCTTTCCGCCTTACTCAAGAACATCCCCCTTGGCCGGATGGGTACTCCGGAAGACGTGGCCGCCGCGGTGACGTTTCTGGCGTCGGCCGAATCCGATTACATCACCGGCGCCACCGTCTTTGTGGATGGCGGACTAACGCGCAACTACCACGAGCAGTAA
- the zwf gene encoding glucose-6-phosphate dehydrogenase, producing MTATAEPTAAPLPRRVESIPDACAMVIFGASGDLTRRKLMPALYQLARERLLPPCFCVVGNSRRGMSDDAFRAEMRIAVEQFGGAVDVGVWRRFEQRLFYVQGASDDANSYQRIATRLAELDRDCGVHGNRMFYLAVSPSLMPGIAHHLQAAGLSKSAGWTRIIVEKPFGHDLQSARQLNQALHAVFSEEQVYRIDHYLGKETVQNLLVFRFANGIFEPIWNRGYVDQVQITAAETVGVENRATYYEEAGALRDMVQNHLIQLLTLTAMEPPGAFDSESVRAEKVKVLRSIRPLVGAGVERLAVGGQYGPGLINGERVLGYRQEPGVNPQSGTETFAALKLHLDNWRWAGVPFYLRAGKRLPKHWTEIAVQFKQPPLALFAGTLCDQAAPNLLSIRIQPDEGISLEFAAKTPGPGMDVRPVDMDFRYATSFGMASYSAYERLLLDSMLGDATLFARSEGVELAWALMTPILQQWQHESPPAFPNYSAGTWGPVEANALLEDSHRWRNPLPTPQSRATHGIPA from the coding sequence ATGACTGCTACGGCTGAGCCAACCGCTGCCCCGCTGCCGCGCCGGGTAGAGAGCATCCCTGACGCGTGTGCCATGGTGATTTTTGGCGCTTCCGGCGACCTGACCCGCCGCAAGCTCATGCCAGCCCTGTACCAGCTCGCGCGCGAACGATTGCTGCCACCGTGCTTCTGCGTTGTGGGCAACTCGCGCCGCGGCATGAGCGATGACGCCTTCCGAGCGGAGATGCGGATTGCTGTCGAGCAGTTCGGTGGTGCGGTGGATGTCGGAGTCTGGCGTCGCTTCGAGCAGCGCCTGTTCTATGTTCAAGGAGCATCCGACGATGCGAACTCGTACCAGAGGATCGCCACGCGGCTGGCAGAACTCGATCGCGACTGCGGCGTGCACGGCAATCGAATGTTTTATCTGGCAGTGTCTCCCAGCCTGATGCCCGGCATCGCCCATCACCTGCAGGCCGCGGGGTTGTCGAAATCGGCCGGGTGGACGCGCATCATCGTGGAAAAGCCTTTCGGCCACGACTTGCAATCGGCCCGCCAGCTCAATCAGGCCTTGCACGCTGTTTTTTCGGAGGAGCAGGTTTATCGCATCGATCATTACCTGGGGAAGGAGACTGTCCAGAACCTGCTGGTGTTCCGATTCGCCAACGGCATCTTCGAACCTATCTGGAACCGGGGCTACGTGGACCAGGTGCAGATCACGGCCGCGGAGACCGTCGGAGTTGAGAACCGCGCAACCTACTACGAGGAAGCAGGCGCGCTACGCGACATGGTACAGAACCACCTCATACAACTGTTGACCCTGACGGCTATGGAACCCCCGGGGGCTTTCGACTCCGAGTCGGTGCGAGCGGAAAAAGTCAAGGTGCTGCGTTCCATCAGGCCGCTCGTCGGCGCAGGCGTGGAGCGGCTTGCGGTGGGTGGGCAGTATGGACCGGGTCTGATCAACGGGGAACGAGTGCTCGGCTACCGGCAAGAGCCTGGCGTCAATCCACAGTCCGGTACCGAGACTTTCGCCGCGCTGAAGCTGCACCTTGACAACTGGCGCTGGGCCGGGGTCCCTTTCTACTTGCGCGCCGGTAAACGCCTGCCCAAGCACTGGACGGAAATCGCTGTCCAATTCAAGCAGCCGCCGCTCGCCTTGTTCGCAGGCACACTATGCGATCAGGCGGCGCCCAATCTGCTCTCCATTCGCATTCAGCCGGACGAAGGAATTTCCCTGGAGTTTGCTGCCAAAACGCCCGGGCCGGGCATGGATGTACGTCCGGTTGACATGGATTTTCGCTACGCCACTTCGTTTGGCATGGCCTCCTACAGCGCGTACGAACGGCTGCTGCTGGACAGCATGTTGGGCGATGCGACCTTGTTCGCGCGCAGCGAAGGTGTCGAACTGGCCTGGGCCCTGATGACTCCCATCCTGCAGCAGTGGCAGCACGAATCTCCGCCTGCCTTCCCCAACTACAGCGCTGGTACGTGGGGGCCGGTGGAGGCCAACGCGCTGCTGGAAGACTCCCATCGCTGGCGCAATCCGCTGCCCACGCCACAATCCCGGGCGACCCATGGAATTCCTGCGTAG